A single region of the Gammaproteobacteria bacterium genome encodes:
- a CDS encoding NAD(P)-binding domain-containing protein, whose amino-acid sequence MDIQKIAVIGLGRVGSAFLEQMLALKDKGIQIAYAVERNETPGKLLAKEAGIRLLTLDQLIALGSEVDIVFDLTGNAEARRELREKLAASNNRHTTIAPEAIARMMWTAMGGKALPDVHGSKGY is encoded by the coding sequence ATGGATATACAAAAGATTGCGGTGATCGGACTGGGCAGGGTGGGGTCTGCATTTCTGGAGCAAATGCTGGCGCTTAAGGACAAAGGTATTCAAATTGCCTACGCCGTTGAGCGCAACGAGACCCCGGGGAAACTCTTGGCCAAAGAAGCCGGCATCCGGCTCTTGACCCTTGATCAACTCATCGCCCTGGGTAGTGAGGTGGACATTGTCTTCGACCTCACCGGCAACGCCGAAGCGCGCAGGGAACTCCGGGAAAAACTCGCCGCCTCCAATAACCGGCATACCACCATTGCGCCCGAGGCGATTGCCCGCATGATGTGGACGGCGATGGGCGGCAAGGCCTTGCCCGATGTCCACGGCAGCAAGGGTTATTGA
- a CDS encoding class 1 fructose-bisphosphatase, whose translation MHNGTTLTQFIIEEQRQIGASGDFSSLLNDIVTACKVISNAVHKGALIGIQGSAGSENVQGETQKKLDVITNEIFIKSNEWAGHLAAMGSEEMDDIYQIPRQYPKGKYLLVFDPLDGSSNIDVNISVGTIFSILRSPKGMSQEAVTARDFFQSGAKQVCAGYALYGPSTMIVLTSGHGVNGFTLDQNIGEFILTHPGMKIPEDSHEFAINASNERFWEAPVQRYVDECLAGVEGPRKKNFNMRWIASMVAEVHRILIRGGVFMYPKDTKDPAKAGKLRLMYEANPMSFIVEQAGGVSTTGRERITEIQPEDLHQRVPVILGSKNEVNRIISYHLGG comes from the coding sequence ATGCATAACGGCACCACGCTTACGCAATTTATCATCGAAGAACAGCGCCAGATCGGCGCGAGCGGCGACTTCAGCTCGCTCCTCAATGACATCGTCACGGCCTGCAAGGTCATCTCCAACGCGGTACACAAGGGCGCGCTGATCGGCATCCAGGGCAGCGCGGGCAGCGAAAACGTGCAGGGTGAAACACAGAAGAAACTGGACGTCATCACCAACGAAATCTTTATCAAGTCCAACGAATGGGCGGGCCACCTCGCCGCGATGGGCTCGGAGGAGATGGACGATATCTATCAGATCCCCCGCCAGTACCCGAAGGGCAAGTATCTGCTGGTGTTCGATCCGCTCGATGGCTCGTCCAACATTGATGTGAACATTTCGGTAGGCACTATCTTCTCGATTCTGCGCTCGCCCAAGGGGATGTCGCAGGAAGCCGTGACCGCGCGCGACTTCTTTCAGTCCGGCGCGAAGCAGGTGTGCGCGGGGTATGCGCTCTATGGGCCGTCCACCATGATCGTGCTCACCAGCGGTCACGGCGTGAACGGCTTTACGCTCGACCAGAATATCGGTGAGTTCATCCTTACCCATCCCGGTATGAAAATCCCCGAAGACAGCCACGAGTTCGCCATCAATGCTTCCAATGAACGTTTCTGGGAAGCGCCGGTGCAACGCTACGTGGATGAGTGCCTGGCCGGCGTGGAAGGCCCGCGCAAGAAAAATTTCAACATGCGCTGGATCGCCTCTATGGTTGCCGAGGTGCATCGTATTTTGATTCGCGGCGGCGTGTTCATGTACCCGAAGGACACCAAAGATCCCGCCAAGGCGGGCAAGCTGCGCCTTATGTACGAGGCCAATCCGATGTCATTCATCGTGGAACAGGCGGGCGGAGTGAGCACCACCGGGCGCGAGCGCATCACGGAGATACAGCCGGAGGATCTGCATCAGCGCGTGCCGGTGATTTTGGGTTCCAAGAACGAGGTCAACCGGATTATTTCGTATCACTTGGGAGGCTGA
- a CDS encoding ATP-binding cassette domain-containing protein: MPLISLNKASIAFGHHALLDRADLVIEPGERVCLIGRNGAGKSTLMQIIAGAILPDDGIVWRQPGLRIGRLAQDVVLAEDRTVFDTVAEGLGDLAAVLSGYHHTLALLEQDHSEPVLQRLHDLQHQLETRDGWRFHQRIETTLSRLELPADQLLGEISGGWKRRVALAQALVSEPDLLLLDEPTNHLDIAAITWLEELLLNFRGGLLFITHDRSLLQHLATRIVELDRGQLTSWPGDYPHYLQKKQEMLAIEADHAAKFDKKLAQEEVWIRKGIQARRTRNEGRVRGLYALREERAKRRSVPGKAQLALDSGALSGKLVIEAEEVCKSYDGKPVVKNFSTRIMRGDRVGLIGPNGAGKTTLLKLLLGELAPDSGTVRQGTNLQIAYFDQLRAQLDPERSVIDNLALGMDTVTVNGASKHVISYLQDFLFPPARSRSPVKSLSGGERNRLLLAKLFTQPANLLVMDEPTNDLDIETLELLEELLGGYNGTLLLVSHDRAFLDNVVTSVIVFEGEGKIGEYVGGYEDWLRQTARKQLPPKSAPKPAEKAQLKAARKLGYKEQRELETLPVQIDTLEAEQERLHAALAEPDFYQRDKEGFHAAMQRLDEVGQALQAAYARWDELGAPQA; encoded by the coding sequence ATGCCGCTTATCAGTCTCAACAAGGCGTCCATCGCCTTTGGCCATCACGCCCTGCTCGATCGGGCCGACCTCGTTATCGAACCCGGCGAGCGCGTCTGCCTGATCGGACGCAACGGCGCCGGCAAATCCACCCTCATGCAGATCATTGCCGGCGCTATCCTGCCCGATGACGGAATCGTCTGGCGGCAACCCGGGCTGCGCATCGGCAGGCTTGCCCAGGACGTGGTCTTGGCGGAAGACCGCACGGTCTTCGACACCGTGGCCGAGGGTTTGGGCGATCTCGCCGCGGTGCTCTCCGGTTATCACCATACCCTGGCCCTGTTGGAGCAGGACCACTCTGAGCCGGTGTTGCAGCGTCTGCACGATTTGCAGCATCAGCTCGAAACCCGCGACGGCTGGCGCTTTCACCAGCGCATCGAAACCACCCTCAGCCGCCTGGAATTGCCCGCCGACCAACTTTTGGGTGAGATCTCCGGCGGCTGGAAGCGGCGCGTAGCACTGGCCCAGGCGCTGGTCTCGGAACCCGATTTGCTGTTGCTGGATGAGCCGACCAACCATCTGGATATCGCGGCGATCACCTGGCTGGAAGAGTTGCTGCTGAATTTCCGCGGCGGTCTGCTGTTCATCACCCACGACCGCAGTCTGCTGCAACACCTCGCCACCCGCATCGTGGAACTGGACCGCGGACAACTTACCTCGTGGCCGGGCGACTACCCACATTATCTGCAAAAGAAACAGGAGATGCTGGCCATCGAGGCCGATCACGCCGCCAAGTTCGACAAAAAACTCGCGCAGGAAGAGGTCTGGATACGCAAGGGCATCCAGGCCCGCCGCACCCGCAATGAAGGCCGCGTGCGCGGCCTCTATGCCCTGCGCGAGGAACGCGCCAAACGCCGCAGCGTGCCGGGCAAGGCGCAACTCGCCCTGGACAGCGGCGCACTCTCCGGCAAGCTGGTGATCGAGGCGGAGGAGGTCTGCAAATCCTATGACGGCAAGCCGGTGGTCAAAAATTTTTCCACGCGCATCATGCGCGGCGACCGGGTGGGGCTGATCGGCCCGAACGGCGCCGGCAAGACCACGCTGCTCAAGCTGCTGCTCGGCGAGTTGGCGCCGGACAGCGGGACCGTGCGGCAGGGTACGAATCTGCAAATCGCCTACTTCGACCAGTTACGCGCCCAGCTCGACCCGGAACGCTCCGTCATAGACAACCTGGCGCTGGGAATGGATACCGTCACCGTCAATGGCGCGTCGAAACACGTCATCAGCTACCTCCAGGATTTCCTGTTCCCTCCGGCCCGCAGCCGTTCCCCGGTCAAATCGCTTTCCGGGGGCGAACGCAATCGCCTGCTGCTGGCGAAGCTGTTCACCCAGCCCGCCAACCTGCTGGTGATGGACGAGCCGACCAACGATCTCGACATCGAGACCCTGGAATTACTGGAAGAGCTGCTGGGCGGCTATAACGGAACCCTGCTCTTGGTCAGCCATGATCGCGCCTTTCTCGACAACGTGGTCACCAGCGTCATCGTGTTTGAAGGGGAAGGGAAGATCGGCGAATACGTCGGCGGCTATGAAGACTGGCTGCGGCAGACTGCCCGGAAGCAACTCCCGCCCAAATCCGCACCCAAGCCGGCGGAAAAAGCTCAACTCAAGGCCGCTCGTAAACTGGGTTACAAAGAGCAACGTGAACTGGAGACCCTCCCCGTTCAGATTGACACCCTGGAGGCGGAACAAGAACGTCTGCACGCCGCACTGGCGGAACCGGATTTTTATCAGCGCGACAAGGAAGGCTTCCACGCCGCCATGCAACGGCTCGACGAAGTCGGCCAGGCCCTCCAGGCGGCCTATGCGCGCTGGGATGAGCTGGGAGCTCCGCAAGCTTGA